From Impatiens glandulifera chromosome 7, dImpGla2.1, whole genome shotgun sequence:
ataataataataataataaaggctGAAACATCTGAAGACAAAAAAGGAcgatcatcatcttcatcttgtTGTTGTTCTTCTTATGTACATAAAATGAACCAGACAAGGTAACAAAATAAGTTAATAGTTACCTACCTAAACAATTACTactggttgaaaatgaaacccTCTAACTCTAGCTTTTCTAATTCCTCCGGTGCCATTGCCGGGAAGCTCACATTCCGGTCGAAGAtggacgaagaagaagaagccgAATCTACAAaggaaaatgataaataattcaatagcattaaagaaagaataaaccctaatttattgatttattaattgatTACCTCGGGATGCATTAAACGATCTCTTGCAATGAAGAATGGCTCCTTGAATACCGTCTTGTTGTTCCAACAGAGAATCATCCCGTCGTCTTGAGGTTACCGCATCCAACGGCGTAGCCGCCGACGAAGCCGACCGGCTCTTTCCCAAATGCTTATATACCACTCGCAAACCTGCTTGCAGGTTCCCCTGTTTTTGACCTTTCGAATTCCCCTGTTGCACCGGAGTTTCCTCGACGGTTTCTGACAAAACTTCTGTCGTCTCTGGTTTCTGCGTTTTTGGTGATCCGACCAAGGTGAGTTGttgctgttgttgttgttcaGGGAACTTGGGTTTATTATTATCTGCGTATCGTTTGGAGACACGAACGTAGAGTGGTTTGACTTTGTTGAGATACTTTTGCATCAAATCTTTGGAGAATCGCTTCTCATCAGTAGAAGATGAATCCGAAGGTGGGATTTCTCGGTGGGCTATCTGCTTTTGAGacttgctgctgctgctgctgctgctgtcTCTGAAAAATAGAGACATAATTGGAACATCTTCGACTTTAAATTTGACGGTGAGAAACTTGCTAGCAGGCTGCTGTTGTTGATTGGCGGTGGTAGCAGAGCCATCGGCGGCGGCGGCATCAGCATTGCATTTAGATTTCTTCAACTTCAACATGAGAACCCGGAACTTGGTGGCGGATTTTTGCAGAAATTGAGACTTGGCAGCAGCATGATGTTGTTCGGAGGAGGCGTTCGTTGTTGTTGTAGTATCGACTGAAACAAGTCGTCCTTTAAAGAAAAGATCGTCGGAAGGGTCTGTCATGTTACCACCACCGCCGCCGCCGCTTGAACAGGAAGAAAGGGCGAATTCAATTAACTCTCCATCTTTCTCGTTCTCACCGTCTGATTCGTCGGAATCAcactcttcctcttcttcttcttcttcttcatcttcatcttcttcgatCTTGTGTTGGTGGTCCTCCTGGATAATATGATGACGAGTTTGTCTGTTGTTGTTTAGTCCATGTTCGTCTGGAAGTGAGAACTCGAGGTCGAAGAATGGGCCTCCGTCTTGGTCGTGGTGAGTGACAGAGGCGGCGGCGATAGTTGTAGTTTCAGGGGGGGCGGCGGCGGCGTGAAGGATGAGGGTTGGTAATGGTCCCCCACCACCAGAAGCAGCAGCACGAGCAACACCACCATTAGTATTTCGCCAGTAGTTGAGCAAGCTAAACGCTTCCATTGTTGGGATAGCCAGCCAGGATCAGAGAaaaaagtttttgtttttatcacaATCATATATTATTACTCTACTACCCCTACCCCCAACTTTATTACTCTACTCTactctctctttattttattagactaggagaaaaaaagtaaaaagtgaaaaaaaaaaaaaaagtaaaaatttctAACCTTAAAATATGAAAGGCCAAagttttgtcatatataaaacttcaaaattttagacttatttaatgaaaataatccATATTTGAGACTTAAACAACaattagtttaatattatttatataatatgataagtttttatttaaaagaactTAGAATCAAACAAGGTgattagggtttgtttgattgatgttgtggtgtatgtatttattattaataaggttaTAGAATTGGGAAGCAACGAAACAAACAAAGCCttcaaaagaagaagaagaagagtattGGAGGAGTTGAGTGATGGAGTGGGTAATGAAACCAGAAGTGCAGTGATTAGTCATGTGAGTGAGAGAGCCCAGTCCGTATGTTTCTGTCAGATTCAcatattcaattaatatattttaatcactATATacttgttaataattaattaacaagtATATCCATTAAAtgattcataaattatttaatgtacATTATATGTCATCACATGCATGATGCGTGATTTCAGGAGAAAACCACAAGTAATTGACGAATGACACGACGACGACTATATCATATGAGTGAGAGCTTGTATATatgatttcaaaaatattcttaCCTATTCtacattttttctataaattcaattattatcttttttaatttttaaatcaagttattcaaattacattatatttcttttattatacatttataagTTAAGACATTGAAGGTTATTTGATATGAaagcaatttttttttgtttttgaagaaaattgattgtttagattaaaattttaatattacttaGTTGATACAATTTTGTTATGAAAAGGAGTGGGCCTAACTTAGCCCCAAGATTTGTTGGACTTACCCACAACATACTGCAAATCTCAAGCACCCAACTTTGGTAAAGACAACATAGATAGATAGAtgacatttatttgttttataaaccaactatctaatttattaacACCACTATCTAGTACATTGAATCTAGTTCTTTTTTaggtttttaataaatagataaaacattaaattaagaGATGATTGTTTAAAtcactttctttcttttattttttaatttttaaaattgattattattattattaattttgcttataaaaaataattatttaaatgtaaatatatctTAAGTTGAAATGGATgttaatttataacatttaaacaaactaaaaattaatattattatcattcatCCATGATCCAactaatgttatttaaataaataaataaaaattagtatatacttttttaaatataatatttattgtaaaacTATTTagtattcaaataattaaaatatgtgtacataactaatattattttatcatctaATTGTTCAACACATTATAGACTTCTAgacatattaattataataaaaaatagtatatatttttttaaatataatttttattgtaaaattacttagtattcaaataattaaaatatgtgtacttttttattaattaacttttcgaaaaatattgttaattagttttacagttatataaataatttaaaatgatatattattattatttagattacGCATTTTTAAGTCTTCCATGTGTAAatctcaaaaataatatttgattattaaaaaaataactctaaaatgtctctaaatattatttaatttaaaaacattataaattaattaaaaaataaatattatgatggaccttttgtaaattttaaaaaattaaaataactacaAAATTTATAGTTGGAAGATCATATAATCCTTCAAAATTCGAGCCATATTTATGGCCTCAAACAACTATGGAGGTAATGAAAtccaaaaatttatttattatataaaattatattgttttataacTTTGTGTATAAAAgagtaattattaaaatatatatgtaatttgtGTAATtagttattcaaaaattataattttattacaaccttcactttttaaaattattaaagtagAAGCagaaagttattttatttttattttacacaaaagattttattaaattagattaaatctTTTAGGTAAAAAGtggatgtattttttttataattttttaaatcaaattttacatatattttgtttgataaattatttaacaaaataaacattttaataaaattattgatacatGTTATACATTTGATGATTTATAAGGAAATAGAGTTTTTAAATGGATTTTGAAGACACAATTATATGGTAAAGCACAAAAATAGAACAATGATAATATACAATTAATGAAGTTAGAAGAACTGTAACTTCTAAtcctatatatttatttattttacaaaattgaaaaaataaaataaaaataaatatttggttagtcatacaaaaaaataaataaataaataaaacaatttgggAAATAGTATGAAACCCTCAGCAGACATCAATTCCTTTGCCCTTCTTCTTCACCGCCAGGCAGGCGCCAACATCCAAACCCAGGCCTTTCAACTGTCGAAATTCAAGCTTTCTTAAACTCTCTCCACTTCGATCAGGTTTGTTGACAGAATTTTGCATTCTAATACATGTTTAATCTATTTGAACCAGCAATCAGTACTTTTCCGCGTCTACAACTTTTCATTTCTTATTCAAGATTCAAGCTTGTGGCGAAGGGTGCCCGTGGCAAAGATAATTAACACAGTTTTTGTAACTGGGCTGTGCATTTTGTGTTGTTTGACGACTTAAAGAAGACTGTTACTCTTTGACTGAATTCGTTATATAGCTTTAAATAGAGGTTAGATGAAAATTACATAATGGGTATGAAGAATTTTGACTGGGAATTGATTTGAATTGTGggtattaaaaataacataaagaaCATTGTTACATGCTTTCAAGAAATTGAACTTCACTGCTATTTCAAGTTTTCGCTCTTTCTAGGAttagttcattttttttactatttacaTTAAGTGTTAACTGTTCTATGAGATCTTATGTAAACCTAATAGTCAATTCTCATAAATCTTCCACCAATTTTTGTTGTATGTCCAGATAGAAGCAATGGATCCTTTCGTTCCATATGTCAGTTTCGCTTTGCATGGAGATGCTCAAGTAGATTCTAGTGAACTGGAGGAATATCACTCTCAGGTTGATGAAATTGTGATCAAGGTTGATGATGTAAGTTCCTTTTCTTGATAATAGAATTATGGCATTGTTTAGTGGtcataaattttttcttttgtgaTCTATGTTATCCATAGTCAGTTATTGTTTATTCTTATTTGTACTTGAGATTTAGCATTCCGTACATCCTATGTTACTTCTTGGTTGAACCATGTCAGTTGCTATTGGCTTGAATCTGCTGTCTTATTCAGCAACTAATAAGTTGTGTTCATAATGTTTGAATCTTCTCAGTTCTTTGCACTCGTGTTTTCCTCAGTTTTATGGCTCTTAACTTTTACAGATTGCTCAAAAGCTCAAAGAGGTAGAACAGTTCT
This genomic window contains:
- the LOC124910133 gene encoding probable membrane-associated kinase regulator 2, whose translation is MEAFSLLNYWRNTNGGVARAAASGGGGPLPTLILHAAAAPPETTTIAAASVTHHDQDGGPFFDLEFSLPDEHGLNNNRQTRHHIIQEDHQHKIEEDEDEEEEEEEEECDSDESDGENEKDGELIEFALSSCSSGGGGGGNMTDPSDDLFFKGRLVSVDTTTTTNASSEQHHAAAKSQFLQKSATKFRVLMLKLKKSKCNADAAAADGSATTANQQQQPASKFLTVKFKVEDVPIMSLFFRDSSSSSSSKSQKQIAHREIPPSDSSSTDEKRFSKDLMQKYLNKVKPLYVRVSKRYADNNKPKFPEQQQQQQLTLVGSPKTQKPETTEVLSETVEETPVQQGNSKGQKQGNLQAGLRVVYKHLGKSRSASSAATPLDAVTSRRRDDSLLEQQDGIQGAILHCKRSFNASRDSASSSSSIFDRNVSFPAMAPEELEKLELEGFIFNQ